CCGCTGTCGTGGCCGACAAGAAACGCTGATGGGATTCGGCAAGCGGAAAATTCGGGCCAGAAAGGCAATCCTGCCGGACGTTCCGTCGATCCATGCCTTGATTTCCCACTATGCCGACGCCGGTCTGCTGCTGCCCAGGACGGTGGGCGAGCTTTGCGAGAACGTGCGCGACTTCACCGTGGTCGAGCACAAGAACAAGGTGATCGGCTGCGGCGCTTTGCATTTGTACGGGCAACATCTGGCGGAGGTGCGGTCCATTGCCGTC
The DNA window shown above is from Terriglobales bacterium and carries:
- a CDS encoding N-acetyltransferase gives rise to the protein MGFGKRKIRARKAILPDVPSIHALISHYADAGLLLPRTVGELCENVRDFTVVEHKNKVIGCGALHLYGQHLAEVRSIAVAREAQGQGAGSQLIDALLKEAEEHQIAQVCLFTRAPEYFGRLGFVEVPHAVLPDKIFKDCRNCPMFTRCDET